Proteins encoded in a region of the Shumkonia mesophila genome:
- a CDS encoding efflux transporter outer membrane subunit, with product MTPAISWLSKMPQTAITLSAVFWLAACSVGPDYQTPAVSLPAQWGEAKSVKSTEPPQLSQWWRRLDDPTLNALIEEAVQSNLDVANAKAKIREARAQYRQAGGTLLPSVEGSGSVTRAKNGLSTSTNSRPYNQFQAGLDASWELDLFGANRRSVEAAGYGMDAAEEELRSTLLTLVGDIASNYAAARGYQARIDLAKRTAASQRETAGLTRDKFEAGASSAVDVANAAGQASSTEADIPTLESGYAEAVHRLGVLTGRVPAALVERLARVAPIPSPRLPIPTGVPADILLSRPDVRLAERHLAQYTALIGQAEAARYPSISLVGSVATSSTRIGDLAKNSSISWSFGPSLNVPIFNGGQLKAAVDIAEAQRDQYYLAFRSSVLTALEDVENATIALAQERIREEKLASSVTAYREAATLARSLYQTGSSSFFDQLDAERSLYSAEDSFIQSRIAIANDYIALNKALGGGWDGVIDASTPEIVDTDTGPHAAATDNSKP from the coding sequence ATGACACCGGCAATCTCCTGGCTTTCCAAGATGCCCCAGACGGCCATAACCCTGTCGGCCGTCTTTTGGCTGGCCGCATGTTCGGTCGGTCCCGACTACCAGACGCCCGCCGTGTCGCTTCCCGCTCAGTGGGGCGAAGCGAAGTCGGTGAAATCGACGGAACCGCCTCAGTTGTCTCAATGGTGGCGCCGCCTCGACGATCCGACGTTGAACGCGCTTATCGAGGAGGCGGTGCAGAGCAATCTCGATGTGGCGAACGCCAAGGCGAAGATCCGCGAGGCGCGGGCCCAGTACCGTCAGGCTGGTGGAACGTTGTTGCCGTCGGTCGAGGGTTCCGGTTCCGTGACACGCGCCAAAAACGGATTGAGCACCAGCACCAACAGCCGGCCGTATAACCAGTTCCAGGCCGGACTGGACGCCAGTTGGGAACTGGACCTGTTCGGCGCCAATCGCCGAAGTGTCGAGGCCGCCGGTTATGGCATGGATGCGGCCGAAGAGGAGCTTCGCTCCACGCTTTTGACCCTGGTCGGTGACATCGCTTCCAATTACGCTGCGGCGCGCGGTTATCAGGCGCGGATAGACCTCGCCAAGCGCACTGCGGCTTCGCAACGCGAAACGGCGGGGTTGACCCGCGACAAGTTCGAGGCAGGGGCTTCGTCCGCCGTCGATGTCGCCAACGCCGCCGGGCAGGCGAGCAGCACGGAAGCCGATATTCCGACGCTCGAGTCAGGCTATGCGGAAGCCGTTCATCGTCTTGGCGTGCTTACCGGGCGGGTGCCGGCCGCGCTGGTCGAGCGATTGGCGCGTGTTGCCCCCATTCCATCGCCGCGCCTCCCCATCCCGACGGGGGTTCCCGCTGATATTCTGTTGTCGCGGCCGGACGTCCGTCTGGCCGAGCGCCACCTTGCCCAATACACCGCCTTGATTGGTCAGGCGGAGGCCGCCCGCTATCCCAGCATCAGTCTGGTTGGAAGTGTCGCCACATCCAGTACGCGAATCGGTGACTTGGCCAAAAACTCGTCAATCAGCTGGTCGTTCGGTCCGAGCCTCAATGTCCCGATCTTCAATGGCGGACAATTGAAGGCTGCCGTCGACATCGCCGAGGCTCAGCGCGATCAATACTATCTCGCCTTCCGCTCGTCCGTCCTCACCGCCCTCGAGGATGTGGAAAACGCGACCATCGCGCTCGCCCAGGAGCGCATCAGGGAGGAGAAATTGGCCTCGTCCGTGACCGCCTACCGGGAGGCGGCAACCTTGGCGCGCTCGCTTTACCAGACCGGTTCGTCAAGCTTTTTCGACCAGCTTGACGCGGAGCGTTCGCTTTACTCGGCCGAGGATTCCTTCATCCAAAGTCGCATTGCGATCGCCAATGATTACATCGCCCTCAACAAGGCGCTCGGCGGCGGTTGGGATGGCGTGATCGACGCCTCGACGCCGGAGATCGTCGACACCGATACCGGCCCGCATGCCGCCGCAACCGACAACTCGAAACCGTAA